In Candidatus Effluviviaceae Genus V sp., the sequence TTCGCGTCCGGCTGAGAGAGTGCCCCTGCCGACTCCGCGCCCTCGACGGTCGCCTCGAGTTCCTCCGGTTTCAGGCCGAGAACCTCGGCGAACTCCTCGAGACGCGGGAGGTCCGTCAGCGAGTCGAGACCGAAGTACCGGAGGAACTCCCTGGTCGTCCGGTACATCAGGGCCCGCCCCATGCCGGGAGCGCGTCCGGCGATCGCGATGAGATTCCTCTTGAGAAGCGTCGACAGAACGCCGCTCGAGTCGACGCCGCGGACACCTTCTACCTCGGCCCGGACGATCGGCTGCTTGTACGCGACGATGGCGAGGGTCTCGAGGGCGGCCTGGCTCAGACGCGTAGCGGAGCGGGAGCTGTTGAGATCGCGGATCCACTTGGAGTACTCGGGACGCGCGTAGAGCTGCCATCCGCCGGCGAGCTTCGCGATCGTGAACGCCCGTCCCTGTTCGTCGTACTCGGCCGCGAGGCGCTCGACGGCCTCGCGGATGTCCGACCGCTCGTGCCCTTCCATCACCGAACACAGGCGGTCCAGTGTGACGGGTGTATCCGAGGAAAAAAGAAGCGCCTCGACGGTTCCCTTGAGTTCAGGCTCGCTCACGACTCACCCCCAGCATGCGCTGTGACGATGATCTCCCCGAAGACCCGCTCCTGGATGACCGAGAGCATCCCTCTCTTGATGAGCTCCAGGAGCGCGATGAAGGTCGCGATGATGCGCGGGCGGCTCGCCGCCTCCTCGAAGAGGTCGGTGAACGTGAACCGCTCGCCCGGCTTGACCGTCGCGATGAGGTGGTCGATCCGGTCCTCGACGGTCACCTCTTCCAGATCGACCGCATGGACGTCGATCCTGTTCGGAACGCGTGAGAGGACTTCGCGGAGCGCATCGACCAGGTCGAACAGCGTTACGTCCCGCAGCAGCTCCTCGGTGTCCGGCTCCTCGTCCGTATACCGCGAGACGTCGACCGCCCGGGGATGGTGCTCGCGTCGTTCCACCTCGTGCTCCGAGAGGACCTTCGCCGCCTCCTTGAACTCCTTGTACTCGACCAGTCTCCGAACGAGATCCTGACGCGGGTCTTCCTCCTCCTCTCCCTCCGTCTCGGGAGGCGGGAGGAGCATCCTGACCTTGATCCGGATCAGGGTCGCCGCCATCTCCAGGAACTCGCCGGCCAGCGACAGGTCGAGCGACTCCATGAACTCGAGATACTCGAGATACTGATCCGTGATTTGAGCGATCGGGATGTCATAGATGTCGAGTTCCTGGGACCGGATGAGGTGGAGCAGGAGATCGAGCGGGCCCTCGAACGCGTCGATACGAACCTGATAGACGGGCCGGTTGACGAGCCGCGTCTCGACGTCCTGCCCTTCCGGCGTTGATGTCGTCTGTTCCTCGTGCATGCCCTCTCCAGGAGAAGTCGACCGCGAAACGCTACCAGCTTGGTCGGAATTCGTCAAGAACGCCGCGCAGCCCGCCCGGGGCGCGAGCCGCCGCACTGCCGGCACGAC encodes:
- the scpB gene encoding SMC-Scp complex subunit ScpB, producing the protein MSEPELKGTVEALLFSSDTPVTLDRLCSVMEGHERSDIREAVERLAAEYDEQGRAFTIAKLAGGWQLYARPEYSKWIRDLNSSRSATRLSQAALETLAIVAYKQPIVRAEVEGVRGVDSSGVLSTLLKRNLIAIAGRAPGMGRALMYRTTREFLRYFGLDSLTDLPRLEEFAEVLGLKPEELEATVEGAESAGALSQPDANEEQDGTGAASSATAPPQKGASGEPAAEQQAEAPRIIARTATEEPSDDSGSARPPFSMHSIPDDELLKSLDED